A DNA window from Eremothecium cymbalariae DBVPG#7215 chromosome 3, complete sequence contains the following coding sequences:
- the CAF40 gene encoding CCR4-NOT core subunit CAF40 (similar to Ashbya gossypii AEL194W), with product MFMKLFTNHVRTHGRRGTYIHGQDNNQILEIASSRGTRKFTRVPVVMYATTAAGTGPIHSVPPNQMNFPPLMSTLQPQMSQQQVSQISQGSSNPALLKAINQGQQQQHMGPPPLGAVGGSLSSAATQHVMPGIPQAASGMPLQLQQQQQQQQQHSQPMSRALDDPNVYHWICQLTYGPNKEQALLELGRKREQYDDLAVILWSSFGVMTALLQEIISVYPLLSPPTLNNQLSNRVCNALVLLQCVASHPDTKTAFFQAHIPLFLFPFLNTTSRQRTFEYLRLTSLGVIGALVKNDSVEVVNFLLRTDIIPLCLRIMESSSELSTTVAIFILQKILLDDNGLQYICATQERFHSVSQVLTNMVEQLTMQQTPGRLLKHVVRCYLRLSDNLEARRLLQQVLPRQLKDNTFTEILQDDLGTKRCLAQLLLTLNEDQ from the coding sequence ATGTTCATGAAACTATTCACAAATCACGTACGGACACACGGACGCAGAGGCACGTACATACACGGTCAAGATAACAACCAAATCTTGGAAATAGCGAGCTCGAGAGGAACTCGAAAATTTACACGTGTGCCAGTTGTTATGTATGCTACAACAGCAGCGGGTACAGGCCCCATTCACTCGGTCCCTCCTAACCAGATGAATTTTCCTCCTCTAATGTCGACTTTACAGCCCCAGATGAGTCAGCAGCAGGTGTCGCAGATATCTCAGGGGAGTTCCAATCCAGCGCTTTTGAAGGCGATTAATCAagggcagcagcagcagcatatGGGTCCACCTCCTCTTGGAGCGGTGGGTGGGTCGCTTTCTTCTGCTGCCACTCAGCATGTGATGCCAGGCATTCCGCAAGCGGCTTCGGGAATGCCTTTGcagttgcagcagcagcagcagcagcagcagcagcactCGCAACCCATGTCGCGGGCTTTGGACGATCCGAATGTTTATCACTGGATCTGTCAGCTGACATACGGCCCGAATAAGGAGCAGGCGCTGCTTGAACTGGGCAGAAAACGTGAGCAGTACGATGATTTGGCGGTGATACTTTGGTCTAGTTTTGGCGTGATGACCGCTCTACTGCAGGAAATCATTTCTGTGTATCCTTTGCTGTCGCCCCCCACGCTGAATAATCAACTTTCAAATAGAGTTTGTAACGCATTGGTTCTTTTGCAATGCGTAGCATCTCACCCAGATACCAAAACTGCATTCTTCCAAGCGCATATCCCTCTTTTCTTATTCCCATTTTTGAATACTACTTCCAGGCAGCGTACGTTTGAGTACCTGAGACTCACCTCCCTTGGTGTCATCGGGGCCTTGGTTAAGAATGATTCAGTTGAGGTGGTAAACTTTCTTTTGCGCACTGACATTATTCCCCTCTGCTTACGCATAATGGAGTCTTCTTCAGAGTTATCCACAACCGTCGCCATCTTTATCCTCCAAAAGATCCTTCTTGATGACAATGGGCTCCAGTACATCTGTGCCACACAGGAGCGCTTCCATTCGGTTTCCCAAGTGCTCACCAACATGGTCGAACAGTTGACCATGCAGCAAACCCCCGGCCGTTTGTTGAAACATGTTGTGAGATGTTACCTTCGTTTATCGGACAACTTAGAAGCCCGCAGGCTTTTGCAGCAGGTGTTGCCAAGGCAGCTGAAGGATAATACGTTTACAGAGATCCTACAAGATGACTTGGGAACCAAGAGATGCTTGGCTCAATTACTCCTGACCTTGAATGAGGACCAGTAA